The segment AGCTGCGCGACGGCGCAGTCCTTCGCTTGCGCCGGGTCCGAGCAGAGGCCCTGGAGTGTTTGGGGATCTACGGGCTGGATGTTGGTAAACAGGAAACGCAGGATGGACAACGGTCCTACCGCATGCGGGATGAGGCCGGCGACTACCGGACCGATCGCCGATGCGGCAATGAGCAGCGAAAGCAGCACCCGGCCTTCGTGCCGGGAACTGACGGGGCGCGCAAACCGCGGCCGGCGGCCCATCAGCAGCGGCCCGAGAACCGTGCCCGCACCTGCGGCGCCGAGCCTGACCAGGTCTGCAAACCCTCCGCTGTACAGGGCCAGGAGGAGCAACAAGGCGAAGACGACAAGCCGGATCCGGCGCCTCCACAGGGTTGCCATGGAAGCAGTTCCCGCCATGGCGGTACCGATGATGAACGCACTCGGACCCACGAAGAGGTGGCTGCCTATCTCCGCTGTCCAGCTACCGAGCAACCCTTGGGCCAAGGCAAGGAATCCAAAGGCAATGCCAACGCCCAGAATCTGGCTGGAGACAGCTGCGATTGCGTACGCCCGCCGTCCCATTCGCCGTTCCAAGGGCACGCCAAGCAGCAGCACCAAAGCAGTTTCCAGCACATAGCCCGTCAGGTCCCTGGCCCAGACGGCGGAAGTTACAGCGGCCCACCAGTGATCAGGTAGGGAGCGGGGCGTAAGTGCGAAATTGAGTCGCAATTGCGCATCCGGTCCCGTGGCGAGACTGGAGGTCAGCGCTCCCAATCCCCAGAAGACGATGACAAAACCCAACGTGAGCTGCGCTGAGCGCAGTCTTCCCGTCCATGATCGCCGCGAACGGACATCGGGGACAGAGCGGGTTTCCGGCTCGGGCGCCGGTGCGTGCACGGGGTTCCTATCTGTGCGTCGGAAGGATGGGGGTGCGAAATGAAATTCTTCCACACCGGCCGTCCGACGAGGATAATTCCCACGTCGCCGTGACCTTCCCCGTCCCGATCCAATAGACTCCGACGTAGGCAGGCTGCCGGCTCGTTCCGTCACCGGTCCGTGAGCAATGCAAAGTTGCTTAAACAACGCTTAAACGAACAGAAAGCAAGCCCGGGACAGGTCGATGCACAAATCTCGCATACTCCGCTTTGCTGCATCCGTGATCGCCGCCGGAGTGCTTTTGGCAGGCTGTTCACAGGCGCCCGCTGAACCGAGCGACTCATCCAGCGGCAGGCAGACAGCGGCACCCGCTGCGCCCTCAGGGAGTCCAGCGGCAGCGGGCCAAGGTCCCAAGAAACCTGATTCCGGGCCGGATCCGTCAAAGCTTCCCGTGGGGTCCCTGTTCAAGAACCCAAGCAACAACCGGAACGAAATCATCCTCGCGGACGTCCGGCACACGGCCGTCCTCATTGGGGACTCCCAGTCTGAGCCCATGGGCTCATGGCCGCGGGAGGCTTTGGGCTCGCTTGGTTACAAGGTGTACTCCGTGGCCCGGGGCGGTACGGGATACGTGGCCGCGACGAGCAAGAGCGGCAACTACATCGATGCGCTGCAACGAGGAGATTGGGTCCTGCCTTACGGGACGCCGCCGCTGATCGTTGTCGAAGGTGGAGGCAACGATGCCTCCCACAACGCCAGCGACGAGCAGATCACGGCCAACGCCAACAGGCTCCTCGCCGCCCTCAAAAAGAGGTACCCACAGGCGAAGATCGTGATTATCGGAACTCTTGCCAGGGGTGCCAACGCGGGCGGGGGGCGTCGCACCCAGATTGACGCGCTGCTGGGCAGTATTGCAGCCAAGGCCGGGGCTCCTTTCTTCAGCGTCGGGGACTGGATCAGCAAATATCAGGTCGCCGGGGACTTGGTGGACGGCGTTCACCTGAATGCTGCCGGGCACGCCAAGCTCAGCGGTGTGCTGGCGGCGGACATGGCCGCAGCGGGCCTTCGCCTGCAGCCGGACCCGAGGAGTGCATCATGAGAATTGCGGTAACCGGAGGAAGCGGAAAACTGGGCAAGAGCGTTGTCCGCAGGCTGAGCGCCGATGGCCACGAGGTCATGAACCTGGATCGCGCCGGGCTGAAGGGGCGCGGAACGGTCACGGTAGATCTCCGCAACTACGGCCAGATTGTGGACGTGATCCTTGGCCTGGACGATCGTCACCACGGATTCGACGCGATCGTCCACCTCGGAGCGATCCCGGCCCCAGGACTGGTCCCGGATGCCGCAACGTTTGAAAACAACATGCTGTCTACCTACAACGTCTTCCAAGCCGCCAGGAGGGCAGGGATCAAGAAGATCGTGTACGCCTCCAGCGAGACAGTGCTGGGGCTGCCGTTCGACGTCGATCCTCCCTACATTCCTGTGGACGAGGAATATCCGGCGCGGCCCGAAAGCACCTATTCCCTGGTGAAGCATCTCGAAGAACAGATGGCCATCGAACTCACGCGCTGGGATCCCCCGCTGAGCATTGTGGCGTTGAGGTTCTCCAACGTGATGGACCCCGAGGATTACGAAGCGTTCCCCTCCTTTGACGCCGACGCGAAACTCCGTAAATGGAACCTCTGGGCGTACATCGACGGGCGCGACGGCGCGCAAGCAGTGGCTCGCGCCTTGGAGAACGGCAAACCGGGGTTCGAAGCGTTCATCATCGCTGCCGCTGACTCCGTGATGAGTCGCTCAAGCGCCAGCCTGGCCGCCGAAGTCTTCCCGGAGGTCAACGTGACCAAGGACCTGGGAGAACATGAAACCTTGCTGTCCATCGACAAGGCCAAGCGCCTCCTCGGCTTCTCCCCCGAGCACAGCTGGCGGGACTACCACTCGAACCGCACCACACCCACCGAAGACTGAGGAGCCCGACGGCGGCAGGTGCCCGCCGCCGTCGGCTCTAGTGCCCGGAGCAGACCGGGGTCTGGCAGAACTTCGCGCGCCGGAGAACAATTGATTTATGGTCAGCTATTCAGCCCTTGAAGAAGCGTCCAGCAAGAATCCGCATGACTGGGGCCGGGCGATGGCAACGGCGATGACGAAGCTCCTGGATGCGGCTCGCATTGACGGACGGCATTTTGAACACGAGTTCCTCTATGGCGAGGAACTGCGCATGAGGATCGACGAGAACAACGGCGGAGCCACGGTCAAGCTCACGTGGACGCCCGCGGACCAAGAGTCCGAACAAAACGCAACCGCGGAGTGAGCGGGTCCTTGGCGCGCTGAGCTTGAGCTGGAGCGGAGGCTACTCCTTTGCGATGGGCTCGCGGCCGTTGCTTCCGAGCAGGCTACGGGTCAGGGCCTCGCCGTCGGCCATGAGCAGTCCCACCGCGGGGCCCAGGTGCGAGTCGCCGGGAGTCTCGCCCGCCAGCGCTGCCGCGACCACCGAGCGTCGGATCAGCTCCTTCGCGAACGACGCCGTAGTGCCGGCCGTCCGGTCTGCGGCGGCTTCGATCGCCGAGGGGGAGAACGCGAGTCCGTTGGAATACAGCCGCAGAAGTTCCACCCGCTCGTGCTTGGACGGAAGTGGGATTTCCACCGCGAGGTCCACGCGTCCTGGCCGCTGGGCGAGCGCCCGCTCCAAAAGGTCCACGCGGTTGGTCGTCAGCACGAACGCGACGTCGGCGTCGTCGTCGAGCCCGTCCATCGCATCGAGCACCTCGAAGAGCAGCGGTTTGGGGCCGTGGCCGAAGCTGCGGTCTTCGGCGATCAGATCGCAATCCTCCAGCACCACGATGGACGGCGCCAAAGCCCGGGCGATCTTGGCCGCTTCGGAAATTCTGGCGAGCGAACCGCCGGACAGGAGCACCGCCGTCGTACCCTCGCTTTGGCTCAGCAGGTACCGGACCGTGTGTGTCTTGCCGGTCCCCGGAGGTCCGTAGAGAAGGAGGCCGCGCTTGAGATGCTGTCCGTGTGCCGCAAGGATGTCCGCTTGCCGCGCAATGCCCAG is part of the Arthrobacter ramosus genome and harbors:
- a CDS encoding NAD-dependent epimerase/dehydratase family protein encodes the protein MRIAVTGGSGKLGKSVVRRLSADGHEVMNLDRAGLKGRGTVTVDLRNYGQIVDVILGLDDRHHGFDAIVHLGAIPAPGLVPDAATFENNMLSTYNVFQAARRAGIKKIVYASSETVLGLPFDVDPPYIPVDEEYPARPESTYSLVKHLEEQMAIELTRWDPPLSIVALRFSNVMDPEDYEAFPSFDADAKLRKWNLWAYIDGRDGAQAVARALENGKPGFEAFIIAAADSVMSRSSASLAAEVFPEVNVTKDLGEHETLLSIDKAKRLLGFSPEHSWRDYHSNRTTPTED
- a CDS encoding AAA family ATPase; translated protein: MDEKLGKFIEDFATLTRLVQSGLDHPDDGEQLLQALTGHLGVPAHELSVVTEEIPQHRLVDVDIVMEGLAGREPDWRLVGIGGGDQRHHMSFSDMLQQSRSYPRFPLAQPDFTNLATGPDQQRQAVALGLWLFSYAGSPVAVLQRGAKLDRGRQNASLEVLAVRPGVASEFLAEVRRDMEHQSVFKGQIIALAVSDYGPSISGVTFIRRPELASSDVVLPAGLLDKVEGHTLGIARQADILAAHGQHLKRGLLLYGPPGTGKTHTVRYLLSQSEGTTAVLLSGGSLARISEAAKIARALAPSIVVLEDCDLIAEDRSFGHGPKPLLFEVLDAMDGLDDDADVAFVLTTNRVDLLERALAQRPGRVDLAVEIPLPSKHERVELLRLYSNGLAFSPSAIEAAADRTAGTTASFAKELIRRSVVAAALAGETPGDSHLGPAVGLLMADGEALTRSLLGSNGREPIAKE
- a CDS encoding SGNH/GDSL hydrolase family protein → MGSLFKNPSNNRNEIILADVRHTAVLIGDSQSEPMGSWPREALGSLGYKVYSVARGGTGYVAATSKSGNYIDALQRGDWVLPYGTPPLIVVEGGGNDASHNASDEQITANANRLLAALKKRYPQAKIVIIGTLARGANAGGGRRTQIDALLGSIAAKAGAPFFSVGDWISKYQVAGDLVDGVHLNAAGHAKLSGVLAADMAAAGLRLQPDPRSAS